Proteins encoded by one window of Taeniopygia guttata chromosome 1A, bTaeGut7.mat, whole genome shotgun sequence:
- the UBE2H gene encoding ubiquitin-conjugating enzyme E2 H, with the protein MSSPSPGKRRMDTDVVKLIESKHEVTILGGLNEFVVKFYGPQGTPYEGGVWKVRVDLPDKYPFKSPSIGFMNKIFHPNIDEASGTVCLDVINQTWTALYDLTNIFESFLPQLLAYPNPIDPLNGDAAAMYLHRPEEYKQKIKEYIQKYATEEALKEQEEGTGDSSSESSMSDFSEDEAQDMEL; encoded by the exons GATCGAGAGCAAACACGAAGTCACAATCTTAGGAGGACTCAACGAATTTGTCGTGAAGTTTTATGGACCACAAGGAA CACCGTATGAAGGTGGAGTATGGAAAGTTAGAGTCGACCTTCCTGACAAATACCCCTTCAAATCCCCATCTATAG GATTCATGAATAAAATCTTCCATCCCAACATTGACGAAGC GTCAGGAACTGTATGTCTAGATGTAATCAATCAAACCTGGACAGCTCTTTACG ATCTCACCAATATATTTGAGTCgttcctgccccagctgctggcTTATCCCAATCCCATAGATCCTCTAAATGGTGATGCTGCAGCCATGTACCTCCACCGACCAGAAGAGtacaaacagaaaattaaag AATACATCCAGAAATATGCAACAGAAGAAGCACTAAAAGAACAGGAAGAAGGCACCGGGGACAGCTCATCCGAGAGCTCCATGTCTGATTTCTCCGAAGATGAGGCTCAGGACATGGAGTTGTAG